The proteins below come from a single Drosophila teissieri strain GT53w chromosome 3L, Prin_Dtei_1.1, whole genome shotgun sequence genomic window:
- the LOC122618131 gene encoding tyrosine-protein kinase Src64B, translated as MGNKCCSKRQDQELALAYPTGGYKKSDYTFGQTHINSSGGATMGGVLGQKHNNGGSLDSRYTPDPNHRGPLKIGGKGGVDIIRPRTTPTGVPGVVLKRVVVALYDYKSRDESDLSFMKGDRMEVIDDTESDWWRVVNLTTRQEGLIPLNFVAEERSVNSEDWFFENVLRKEADKLLLAEENPRGTFLVRPSEHNPNGYSLSVKDWEDGRGYHVKHYRIKPLDNGGYYIATNQTFPSLQALVMAYSKNALGLCHILSRPCPKPQPQMWDLGPELRDKYEIPRSEIQLLRKLGRGNFGEVFYGKWRNSIDVAVKTLREGTMSTAAFLQEAAIMKKFRHNRLVALYAVCSQEEPIYIVQEYMSKGSLLDFLREGDGRYLHFEDLIYIATQVASGMEYLESKQLIHRDLAARNVLIGENNVAKICDFGLARVIADDEYCPKQGSRFPVKWTAPEAIIYGKFSIKSDVWSYGILLMELFTYGQVPYPGMHSREVIENIERGFRMPKPTNHYFPDNIYQLLLQCWDAVPEKRPTFEFLNHYFESFSVTSEVPYREVQD; from the exons ATGGGCAACAAATGCTGCAGCAAGCGACAGGATCAGGAACTGGCACTGGCCTATCCCACTGGGGGCTACAAGAAATCCGACTACACCTTTGGCCAGACGCacatcaacagcagcggcggcgCCACAATGGGCGGCGTTCTCGGCCAGAAGCACAACAACGGCGGCTCCCTGGACTCGCGCTACACTCCCGATCCCAATCATCGGGGGCCGTTGAAAATCGGCGGAAAGGGCGGCGTTGACATCATCAGACCTCGCACCACACCAA CCGGTGTTCCTGGTGTCGTGCTCAAGCGCGTTGTCGTGGCCCTGTACGACTATAAATCCCGCGATGAATCCGATCTGAGCTTCATGAAGGGTGACCGCATGGAGGTCATCGACGACACCGAGTCCGATTGGTGGCGCGTCGTGAACCTAACCACCCGGCAGGAGGGCCTCATCCCGCTCAATTTCGTGGCGGAGGAGCGAAGCGTTAACAGCGAAGA CTGGTTCTTTGAGAACGTGCTGCGAAAGGAGGCGGACAAATTGCTGCTGGCCGAGGAGAATCCTCGTGGCACTTTCCTCGTGCGACCCTCTGAGCACAATCCCAATGGCTACTCGCTGTCGGTGAAGGATTGGGAGGATGGACGTGGATACCATGTGAAGCACTACCGCATCAAGCCGCTGGATAACGGCGGCTACTACATAGCCACCAATCAGACGTTCCCCTCGCTTCAGGCCTTGGTCATGGCATACAGCA AAAACGCTCTTGGCCTGTGTCACATATTGTCGCGTCCCTGCCCCAAACCGCAGCCCCAGATGTGGGACTTGGGCCCGGAATTGCGTGATAAGTACGAGATTCCGCGCTCAGAGATTCAGCTGCTGCGCAAACTGGGACGCGGCAACTTTGGCGAGGTCTTCTACGGCAAGTGGCGCAACAGCATCGATGTGGCGGTCAAAACACTGCGTGAGGGCACCATGTCCACGGCTGCTTTCCTCCAGGAGGCCGCGATTATGAAGAAGTTCCGCCACAACCGCCTGGTGGCCCTCTATGCTGTTTGCTCGCAG GAGGAGCCCATTTATATCGTGCAGGAGTACATGTCCAAGGGCAGTCTTCTGGACTTCTTGCGCGAGGGCGATGGTCGCTACTTGCACTTCGAGGATCTCATCTACATAGCCACCCAGGTGGCCAGCGGCATGGAGTATCTGGAGTCCAAGCAGCTCATCCATCGGGATCTGGCAGCCCGTAATGTGCTGATTGGAGAGAATAATGTGGCGAAGATTTGTGATTTTGGATTGGCGCGTGTTATCGCGGATGACGAGTACTGCCCCAAGCAGGGATCCCGGTTTCCGGTTAAGTGGACGGCGCCCGAGGCGATCATCTACGGCAAGTTCTCGATCAAATCGGACGTGTGGTCCTACGGCATTCTGCTGATGGAGCTGTTCACGTACGGACAAGTGCCCTATCCGGGTATGCATAGTCGCGAGGTGATTGAAAACATCGAGCGCGGTTTCCGCATGCCGAAGCCAACGAATCATTACTTCCCGGACAACATTTatcagctgctgctccagtgCTGGGATGCTGTGCCCGAGAAGCGGCCGACATTCGAGTTTCTGAACCACTACTTCGAGTCCTTCTCGGTCACGTCGGAGGTGCCGTATCGAGAGGTGCAAGACTAA
- the LOC122618133 gene encoding band 7 protein AGAP004871 isoform X6 has product MVEEFLEKLPEIDTRYEDIVPMEQVSSMVSNGGGSVAMQRDDEYRNRIMKSPSQSIKISDRTDSLWQVTATSMQQPPPQRHGRPAPQHQHQHSQYNQHHQHHNQWALHHQNHSNQTPRTTARQTMLGSNHSSQRETSVSPRRVAVDTTASGSTSGFGFDRADEEISDKASTCGKLLIFLSVALVIMTLPFSLFVCFKVVQEYERAVIFRLGRLMQGGAKGPGIFFILPCIDSYARVDLRTRTYDVPPQEVLTKDSVTVSVDAVVYYRVSNATVSIANVENAHHSTRLLAQTTLRNTMGTRHLHEILSERMTISGTMQVQLDEATDAWGIKVERVEIKDVRLPVQLQRAMAAEAEAAREARAKVIAAEGEQKASRALREASEVIGDSPAALQLRYLQTLNTISAEKNSTIVFPLPIDLITYFLKTNEATTQQNARAAAAAIGNTPPPLQLAPQQQMQQQQPQYQQPQQQMQQQQQFQPQQQQQQQQQQQPQQQDQLYQQGQQISSAM; this is encoded by the exons GTCCGTCGCAAAGCATCAAAATATCGGACCGCACGGACAGCCTGTGGCAAGTGACGGCCACCAGCATGCAACAGCCACCACCACAGCGGCACGGTCGACCTGCACcacagcaccagcaccagcacagCCAGTacaaccagcaccaccagcaccacaacCAGTGGGCACTGCACCACCAGAACCACTCGAACCAAACACCGCGCACCACCGCCAGGCAAACCATGTTGGGCAGCAACCACAGTAGCCAGCGGGAGACCAGCGTGTCGCCACGCCGTGTGGCAGTCGACACCACCGCCTCGGGATCCACCTCCGGATTCGGTTTCGATCGGG CGGACGAGGAAATCAGCGATAAGGCATCAACATGCGGAAAATTGCTAATATTTCTCTCCGTGGCTCTTGTGATAATGACGCTACCCTTCAGTCTCTTCGTCTGCTTCAAg GTGGTGCAGGAGTACGAGCGCGCGGTTATCTTCCGTTTGGGTCGTCTTATGCAGGGCGGTGCCAAGGGCCCAG GTATCTTCTTCATCCTGCCCTGCATCGACTCCTATGCCCGAGTGGACTTGCGTACTCGCACCTACGATGTGCCACCGCAGGAG GTTCTCACAAAGGATAGCGTTACGGTTTCGGTGGATGCAGTGGTTTACTATCGGGTATCAAATGCGACCGTCTCTATCGCGAACGTGGAGAATGCTCACCATTCGACCAGGCTACTGGCACAGACTACTCTACGAAACACAATGGGAACTCGGCATTTGCATGAGATACTCAGCGAGCGTATGACGATTTCCGGCACAATGCAG GTTCAACTCGACGAAGCCACCGATGCCTGGGGCATCAAAGTTGAACGTGTGGAAAT CAAGGACGTGCGTCTGCCGGTGCAACTGCAACGTGCCATGGCCGCGGAGGCAGAAGCCGCCCGGGAAGCCCGTGCCAAAGTCATCGCCGCCGAAGGAGAACAGAAGGCGTCGAGGGCTCTTCGCGAGGCATCCGAGGTGATTGGCGATTCGCCGGCTGCCCTCCAACTGCGCTACCTTCAG ACACTCAACACCATATCTGCGGAGAAGAACTCGACGATTGTGTTCCCGCTGCCCATCGATTTAATAACATATTTCCTGAAGACCAACGAGGCCACAACGCAGCAAAATGCCCGAGCAGCTGCGGCAGCAATTGGCAACACACCGCCCCCGTTGCAACTggcaccgcagcagcagatgcagcagcaacagccgcagtaccaacagccgcagcagcagatgcagcagcagcagcagttccagccgcagcagcaacaacagcagcagcagcaacaacagccgcagcagcaggatcaaCTCTatcagcaggggcagcagatCTCATCAGCCATGTAA
- the LOC122618133 gene encoding band 7 protein AGAP004871 isoform X5 gives MEQVSSMVSNGGGSVAMQRDDEYRNRIMKNTQAKHSHGFLYSDEEISDKASTCGKLLIFLSVALVIMTLPFSLFVCFKVVQEYERAVIFRLGRLMQGGAKGPGIFFILPCIDSYARVDLRTRTYDVPPQEVLTKDSVTVSVDAVVYYRVSNATVSIANVENAHHSTRLLAQTTLRNTMGTRHLHEILSERMTISGTMQVQLDEATDAWGIKVERVEIKDVRLPVQLQRAMAAEAEAAREARAKVIAAEGEQKASRALREASEVIGDSPAALQLRYLQTLNTISAEKNSTIVFPLPIDLITYFLKTNEATTQQNARAAAAAIGNTPPPLQLAPQQQMQQQQPQYQQPQQQMQQQQQFQPQQQQQQQQQQQPQQQDQLYQQGQQISSAM, from the exons ATACACAAGCAAAACATTCACATGGATTTCTCTATT CGGACGAGGAAATCAGCGATAAGGCATCAACATGCGGAAAATTGCTAATATTTCTCTCCGTGGCTCTTGTGATAATGACGCTACCCTTCAGTCTCTTCGTCTGCTTCAAg GTGGTGCAGGAGTACGAGCGCGCGGTTATCTTCCGTTTGGGTCGTCTTATGCAGGGCGGTGCCAAGGGCCCAG GTATCTTCTTCATCCTGCCCTGCATCGACTCCTATGCCCGAGTGGACTTGCGTACTCGCACCTACGATGTGCCACCGCAGGAG GTTCTCACAAAGGATAGCGTTACGGTTTCGGTGGATGCAGTGGTTTACTATCGGGTATCAAATGCGACCGTCTCTATCGCGAACGTGGAGAATGCTCACCATTCGACCAGGCTACTGGCACAGACTACTCTACGAAACACAATGGGAACTCGGCATTTGCATGAGATACTCAGCGAGCGTATGACGATTTCCGGCACAATGCAG GTTCAACTCGACGAAGCCACCGATGCCTGGGGCATCAAAGTTGAACGTGTGGAAAT CAAGGACGTGCGTCTGCCGGTGCAACTGCAACGTGCCATGGCCGCGGAGGCAGAAGCCGCCCGGGAAGCCCGTGCCAAAGTCATCGCCGCCGAAGGAGAACAGAAGGCGTCGAGGGCTCTTCGCGAGGCATCCGAGGTGATTGGCGATTCGCCGGCTGCCCTCCAACTGCGCTACCTTCAG ACACTCAACACCATATCTGCGGAGAAGAACTCGACGATTGTGTTCCCGCTGCCCATCGATTTAATAACATATTTCCTGAAGACCAACGAGGCCACAACGCAGCAAAATGCCCGAGCAGCTGCGGCAGCAATTGGCAACACACCGCCCCCGTTGCAACTggcaccgcagcagcagatgcagcagcaacagccgcagtaccaacagccgcagcagcagatgcagcagcagcagcagttccagccgcagcagcaacaacagcagcagcagcaacaacagccgcagcagcaggatcaaCTCTatcagcaggggcagcagatCTCATCAGCCATGTAA
- the LOC122618133 gene encoding band 7 protein CG42540 isoform X2 — protein sequence MPDSMMDMEHRDHQLHRQQQQSHHHQPNRLAASTSTFAPPAPARSQSEERDRDRERDRDRERDHHLHHHQSNNVASSPLPVTASIQLHQQQPQQQQQQQPLTQLQQPQLREREHHQQQQQQQQQQQQQMMQQPQQQQQMQQPQQQLPHSHHALMQQSQQQQAIHRAEARRADEEISDKASTCGKLLIFLSVALVIMTLPFSLFVCFKVVQEYERAVIFRLGRLMQGGAKGPGIFFILPCIDSYARVDLRTRTYDVPPQEVLTKDSVTVSVDAVVYYRVSNATVSIANVENAHHSTRLLAQTTLRNTMGTRHLHEILSERMTISGTMQVQLDEATDAWGIKVERVEIKDVRLPVQLQRAMAAEAEAAREARAKVIAAEGEQKASRALREASEVIGDSPAALQLRYLQTLNTISAEKNSTIVFPLPIDLITYFLKTNEATTQQNARAAAAAIGNTPPPLQLAPQQQMQQQQPQYQQPQQQMQQQQQFQPQQQQQQQQQQQPQQQDQLYQQGQQISSAM from the exons ATGCCCGATTCGATGATGGACATGGAGCATCGGGACCACCAGCTgcaccgccagcagcagcagtcgcaccACCATCAGCCCAACCGTCTGGCggccagcaccagcacctTTGCGCCACCCGCCCCGGCGAGGAGTCAGTCGGAGGaacgggatcgggatcgggagagggacagggacagggaaCGGGACCACCATCTGCACCACCATCAGTCCAATAATGTGGCCTCATCACCACTGCCAGTGACTGCCTCCATACAGTTgcatcaacagcagccgcagcaacaacagcagcagcaaccacttACGCAGTTGCAGCAACCACAGTTAAGGGAACGCGaacaccaccaacagcagcagcaacaacagcagcagcagcagcagcagatgatgcagcaaccacagcagcagcagcagatgcagcagccgcagcagcaactgccacACAGCCATCATGCGCTAATGCAgcaatcgcagcagcagcaggccatcCATCGAGCCGAGGCGCGAAGAG CGGACGAGGAAATCAGCGATAAGGCATCAACATGCGGAAAATTGCTAATATTTCTCTCCGTGGCTCTTGTGATAATGACGCTACCCTTCAGTCTCTTCGTCTGCTTCAAg GTGGTGCAGGAGTACGAGCGCGCGGTTATCTTCCGTTTGGGTCGTCTTATGCAGGGCGGTGCCAAGGGCCCAG GTATCTTCTTCATCCTGCCCTGCATCGACTCCTATGCCCGAGTGGACTTGCGTACTCGCACCTACGATGTGCCACCGCAGGAG GTTCTCACAAAGGATAGCGTTACGGTTTCGGTGGATGCAGTGGTTTACTATCGGGTATCAAATGCGACCGTCTCTATCGCGAACGTGGAGAATGCTCACCATTCGACCAGGCTACTGGCACAGACTACTCTACGAAACACAATGGGAACTCGGCATTTGCATGAGATACTCAGCGAGCGTATGACGATTTCCGGCACAATGCAG GTTCAACTCGACGAAGCCACCGATGCCTGGGGCATCAAAGTTGAACGTGTGGAAAT CAAGGACGTGCGTCTGCCGGTGCAACTGCAACGTGCCATGGCCGCGGAGGCAGAAGCCGCCCGGGAAGCCCGTGCCAAAGTCATCGCCGCCGAAGGAGAACAGAAGGCGTCGAGGGCTCTTCGCGAGGCATCCGAGGTGATTGGCGATTCGCCGGCTGCCCTCCAACTGCGCTACCTTCAG ACACTCAACACCATATCTGCGGAGAAGAACTCGACGATTGTGTTCCCGCTGCCCATCGATTTAATAACATATTTCCTGAAGACCAACGAGGCCACAACGCAGCAAAATGCCCGAGCAGCTGCGGCAGCAATTGGCAACACACCGCCCCCGTTGCAACTggcaccgcagcagcagatgcagcagcaacagccgcagtaccaacagccgcagcagcagatgcagcagcagcagcagttccagccgcagcagcaacaacagcagcagcagcaacaacagccgcagcagcaggatcaaCTCTatcagcaggggcagcagatCTCATCAGCCATGTAA
- the LOC122618133 gene encoding band 7 protein CG42540 isoform X1, whose protein sequence is MPDSMMDMEHRDHQLHRQQQQSHHHQPNRLAASTSTFAPPAPARSQSEERDRDRERDRDRERDHHLHHHQSNNVASSPLPVTASIQLHQQQPQQQQQQQPLTQLQQPQLREREHHQQQQQQQQQQQQQMMQQPQQQQQMQQPQQQLPHSHHALMQQSQQQQAIHRAEARRDTQAKHSHGFLYSDEEISDKASTCGKLLIFLSVALVIMTLPFSLFVCFKVVQEYERAVIFRLGRLMQGGAKGPGIFFILPCIDSYARVDLRTRTYDVPPQEVLTKDSVTVSVDAVVYYRVSNATVSIANVENAHHSTRLLAQTTLRNTMGTRHLHEILSERMTISGTMQVQLDEATDAWGIKVERVEIKDVRLPVQLQRAMAAEAEAAREARAKVIAAEGEQKASRALREASEVIGDSPAALQLRYLQTLNTISAEKNSTIVFPLPIDLITYFLKTNEATTQQNARAAAAAIGNTPPPLQLAPQQQMQQQQPQYQQPQQQMQQQQQFQPQQQQQQQQQQQPQQQDQLYQQGQQISSAM, encoded by the exons ATGCCCGATTCGATGATGGACATGGAGCATCGGGACCACCAGCTgcaccgccagcagcagcagtcgcaccACCATCAGCCCAACCGTCTGGCggccagcaccagcacctTTGCGCCACCCGCCCCGGCGAGGAGTCAGTCGGAGGaacgggatcgggatcgggagagggacagggacagggaaCGGGACCACCATCTGCACCACCATCAGTCCAATAATGTGGCCTCATCACCACTGCCAGTGACTGCCTCCATACAGTTgcatcaacagcagccgcagcaacaacagcagcagcaaccacttACGCAGTTGCAGCAACCACAGTTAAGGGAACGCGaacaccaccaacagcagcagcaacaacagcagcagcagcagcagcagatgatgcagcaaccacagcagcagcagcagatgcagcagccgcagcagcaactgccacACAGCCATCATGCGCTAATGCAgcaatcgcagcagcagcaggccatcCATCGAGCCGAGGCGCGAAGAG ATACACAAGCAAAACATTCACATGGATTTCTCTATT CGGACGAGGAAATCAGCGATAAGGCATCAACATGCGGAAAATTGCTAATATTTCTCTCCGTGGCTCTTGTGATAATGACGCTACCCTTCAGTCTCTTCGTCTGCTTCAAg GTGGTGCAGGAGTACGAGCGCGCGGTTATCTTCCGTTTGGGTCGTCTTATGCAGGGCGGTGCCAAGGGCCCAG GTATCTTCTTCATCCTGCCCTGCATCGACTCCTATGCCCGAGTGGACTTGCGTACTCGCACCTACGATGTGCCACCGCAGGAG GTTCTCACAAAGGATAGCGTTACGGTTTCGGTGGATGCAGTGGTTTACTATCGGGTATCAAATGCGACCGTCTCTATCGCGAACGTGGAGAATGCTCACCATTCGACCAGGCTACTGGCACAGACTACTCTACGAAACACAATGGGAACTCGGCATTTGCATGAGATACTCAGCGAGCGTATGACGATTTCCGGCACAATGCAG GTTCAACTCGACGAAGCCACCGATGCCTGGGGCATCAAAGTTGAACGTGTGGAAAT CAAGGACGTGCGTCTGCCGGTGCAACTGCAACGTGCCATGGCCGCGGAGGCAGAAGCCGCCCGGGAAGCCCGTGCCAAAGTCATCGCCGCCGAAGGAGAACAGAAGGCGTCGAGGGCTCTTCGCGAGGCATCCGAGGTGATTGGCGATTCGCCGGCTGCCCTCCAACTGCGCTACCTTCAG ACACTCAACACCATATCTGCGGAGAAGAACTCGACGATTGTGTTCCCGCTGCCCATCGATTTAATAACATATTTCCTGAAGACCAACGAGGCCACAACGCAGCAAAATGCCCGAGCAGCTGCGGCAGCAATTGGCAACACACCGCCCCCGTTGCAACTggcaccgcagcagcagatgcagcagcaacagccgcagtaccaacagccgcagcagcagatgcagcagcagcagcagttccagccgcagcagcaacaacagcagcagcagcaacaacagccgcagcagcaggatcaaCTCTatcagcaggggcagcagatCTCATCAGCCATGTAA